Proteins encoded in a region of the Isosphaeraceae bacterium EP7 genome:
- a CDS encoding glycoside hydrolase family 140 protein: MRRLSLVLLAAVLVSGSAGSLAFAADGPGGKTRFPTRVSENRRFLLDAEGKPFFYLADTAWELFHRLDAKEAEVYLKDRAAKGFTVIQAVVLAEFDGLNVPNAFGNQPLEKNDPTKPSEAYFKDVDRVVEMADGLGLVVGMLPTWGDKWNKKWGKGPEVFTPENAAIYGEFLGRRYRDKPIIWILGGDRPVESDGQRAVIRAMAAGIKKGDEGRHLITFHPSGGRTSATDFHNDDWLAFNMMQTGHAYNNANYNKVAADYALKPTKPCLDAEPGYEDHPSGFKAENGYLDDYDARKFAYWALFAGACGHTYGCHDIWQFLSPAHPAITAARTPWTKAINLPGAGQMKFARSLIESRPILTRIPDQSLLKSDAGRGTDHVRATRGEDGSYAFIYSASGKPFTVDLTKLSGDKIKVSWYDPRTGELKGADTLTKGGTHEFKPPTEGKGNDWVLILDDEAKGYRGPGG, translated from the coding sequence ATGAGACGTTTGTCTTTGGTCTTGCTGGCTGCGGTCCTGGTCTCTGGGTCGGCGGGCTCGCTCGCGTTCGCGGCGGATGGGCCGGGGGGGAAGACTCGGTTTCCGACCCGGGTGAGCGAGAATCGGCGGTTCTTGCTGGATGCGGAGGGGAAGCCGTTCTTCTACCTGGCCGACACCGCCTGGGAGCTGTTCCATCGGCTCGACGCGAAGGAGGCGGAGGTTTATCTGAAGGACCGGGCGGCCAAGGGGTTCACCGTGATCCAGGCGGTGGTGCTGGCCGAGTTCGACGGGCTCAATGTGCCGAATGCGTTCGGCAACCAGCCGCTGGAGAAGAATGATCCGACGAAGCCCTCGGAGGCGTACTTCAAGGACGTCGACCGCGTGGTGGAGATGGCCGACGGCCTTGGCCTGGTGGTCGGGATGCTGCCGACCTGGGGCGACAAGTGGAACAAGAAGTGGGGGAAGGGGCCCGAGGTCTTCACCCCCGAGAACGCCGCGATCTACGGCGAATTCCTCGGCCGCCGGTATCGCGACAAGCCCATCATCTGGATCCTGGGCGGCGACCGCCCGGTCGAGTCGGACGGGCAGCGGGCGGTCATCCGGGCGATGGCCGCCGGGATCAAGAAAGGTGACGAGGGCCGACATCTGATCACGTTCCACCCGTCGGGCGGTCGGACGTCGGCGACCGACTTCCACAACGACGACTGGCTCGCCTTCAACATGATGCAGACGGGTCATGCGTATAACAACGCCAACTACAACAAGGTGGCCGCCGACTACGCCCTGAAGCCGACGAAGCCTTGCCTGGACGCCGAGCCCGGCTATGAGGATCACCCCTCGGGCTTCAAGGCGGAGAACGGCTATCTCGACGACTACGACGCCCGCAAGTTCGCCTACTGGGCCCTCTTCGCCGGCGCCTGCGGCCACACCTATGGTTGCCATGACATCTGGCAATTCTTATCCCCCGCCCACCCGGCCATCACGGCCGCGCGTACCCCCTGGACCAAGGCGATCAACCTGCCCGGGGCCGGCCAGATGAAGTTCGCGCGGTCCCTGATCGAGTCGAGGCCGATCCTCACGCGCATCCCGGATCAATCCCTCTTGAAGTCGGACGCGGGGCGGGGGACCGATCACGTCCGGGCCACGCGAGGCGAGGACGGCAGCTACGCCTTCATCTACTCGGCCTCGGGCAAGCCGTTCACGGTCGACCTGACGAAGCTCTCCGGCGACAAGATCAAGGTGAGCTGGTATGACCCGCGAACGGGGGAATTGAAGGGGGCCGACACGTTGACGAAGGGGGGGACGCATGAGTTCAAGCCCCCGACGGAGGGCAAGGGGAATGACTGGGTGCTGATTTTGGATGACGAAGCCAAGGGGTATCGCGGGCCGGGCGGCTGA
- a CDS encoding sigma-70 family RNA polymerase sigma factor: MATDNPRSVLRQFRTLCEVGVARDLTDGQLLERYLAARNTSGHLAFEALVERHGPLVWRACRSHLSNPEDVRDAVQATFLILLKQARSLWVRDSLGPWLHTVALRTARRAHAEAARRRQLYLRVADHGTLQSQTSPPPLDDLEQTLHAEIDRLPEHQRAAIILCDLQGQSCEQAARALNRPVGTIKSWRSRARDRLRVRLSRAGFAPEGELSIPLATGLAARGLAAAQADVAVRTLTHQAIIGNVSSTVLGLVQGVTRTMLIAIVRKAALTGVALLTCTGGLGVIARVATGEGKGIETHPTLVSAPSREVIKVPPLLQTEPWRLSLSEAIRIGLSKKELRNDVRPPEDHPDGSIKIVAGPKVAPHRFKAEVMASARLIEQQYWALAEQKLKLDGFRRAVEEIGLVLRREQVGLEVGRGNVANVAEARKRLEQARLKEDRAFSDVITSDHQFRNLLGQPAADGRKIVQINDPPIAEPPAPIWEESLAQMLASQPDVVGVTEELRLAKADPAAKSEFKVLSERRQQVIDRATLSLSRHFQELGTNFRWLQDATKLRTAAGVRLDAQRVFYEQGRIPLDRFFDEIDQQADAIAAHVQAKTNYNTSVANLEEAKGTLLDKNKIVITFSPNAIPSQSKSFDQSNPVPIPPPTTPTIASDDHPAATIPHPVETSNPALADRTYSFHFSLGSGPKPIEFRGSLTIPPKN; the protein is encoded by the coding sequence GTGGCGACCGACAATCCGAGATCGGTGCTCAGGCAGTTCCGCACCCTTTGCGAGGTCGGCGTTGCCCGCGACCTCACCGACGGCCAGCTCCTCGAACGGTACCTCGCCGCCCGCAACACCTCGGGGCATCTTGCGTTCGAGGCCCTCGTCGAACGCCACGGCCCCCTGGTCTGGCGTGCCTGCCGCTCGCACCTCTCCAACCCCGAAGACGTCCGCGACGCCGTCCAGGCCACCTTCCTCATCCTCCTGAAGCAGGCCCGATCCCTCTGGGTCAGGGACTCCCTCGGCCCCTGGCTGCACACCGTCGCCCTCCGCACCGCCCGCCGAGCCCACGCCGAAGCCGCCCGCCGCCGCCAGCTGTACCTACGCGTCGCCGACCACGGCACCCTTCAGTCTCAGACTAGCCCACCGCCTCTCGACGACCTGGAGCAGACCCTCCACGCCGAGATCGACCGCCTGCCCGAGCATCAGCGGGCCGCCATCATCCTCTGCGACCTCCAGGGCCAGTCCTGCGAGCAGGCCGCCCGCGCGCTCAACCGTCCCGTCGGGACCATCAAGAGCTGGCGATCCCGGGCCCGAGACCGCCTCCGAGTCCGCCTCTCCCGGGCCGGCTTCGCCCCCGAAGGCGAGTTGTCCATCCCCCTCGCCACCGGCCTCGCCGCCCGTGGCCTCGCCGCGGCACAGGCCGACGTCGCCGTTCGCACGCTGACCCATCAAGCCATCATCGGAAACGTGTCATCCACCGTCCTCGGCCTTGTTCAAGGAGTGACCAGGACCATGCTCATCGCCATCGTCAGGAAGGCCGCCCTCACCGGCGTCGCGCTTCTTACCTGCACAGGCGGCCTCGGCGTGATCGCCCGAGTTGCCACGGGTGAGGGCAAGGGCATCGAGACGCACCCGACACTCGTCTCCGCCCCTTCGAGGGAAGTCATCAAAGTGCCTCCGCTCTTGCAGACGGAGCCCTGGCGTCTGTCTCTCTCCGAGGCGATTCGCATCGGCCTGAGCAAGAAAGAACTGCGGAACGACGTCCGCCCCCCCGAGGATCACCCCGACGGATCGATCAAGATTGTCGCCGGTCCAAAGGTCGCCCCACATCGGTTCAAGGCCGAGGTCATGGCCTCTGCCCGGTTGATTGAGCAGCAGTATTGGGCCTTGGCCGAGCAGAAGCTCAAACTCGATGGATTTCGAAGGGCCGTCGAGGAGATCGGACTGGTTCTCAGGCGGGAACAAGTCGGACTTGAGGTCGGCCGTGGCAACGTCGCCAATGTCGCAGAGGCCCGCAAGCGGCTTGAGCAAGCTCGCCTCAAGGAGGACAGGGCCTTCTCCGATGTCATCACCTCCGATCATCAATTCAGGAACCTGCTCGGCCAGCCGGCCGCCGATGGGCGAAAGATCGTGCAAATCAACGACCCGCCAATCGCGGAGCCGCCCGCGCCGATCTGGGAGGAGTCTCTGGCCCAGATGCTTGCGTCGCAACCCGATGTGGTCGGAGTGACGGAGGAACTTCGGCTGGCCAAGGCAGATCCGGCAGCGAAATCGGAGTTCAAGGTTCTGTCGGAACGACGCCAGCAAGTCATCGACCGGGCAACCCTCTCGCTTTCCCGTCATTTCCAGGAACTCGGCACCAACTTCAGATGGCTCCAGGACGCGACGAAACTCAGAACAGCGGCCGGCGTTCGTCTCGATGCTCAGCGTGTTTTCTACGAGCAGGGCCGAATTCCACTCGATCGCTTCTTCGACGAGATCGACCAACAGGCGGACGCCATTGCCGCCCATGTTCAGGCCAAGACGAATTACAATACGTCGGTTGCCAATCTCGAAGAAGCGAAGGGGACCTTACTCGATAAAAATAAGATCGTCATCACATTTTCTCCAAATGCGATTCCGTCACAATCCAAATCATTCGACCAGTCTAACCCCGTCCCCATTCCGCCGCCGACCACTCCCACCATCGCCTCGGACGACCATCCCGCCGCGACAATCCCTCACCCAGTCGAGACTTCAAACCCCGCCCTTGCCGACCGAACGTACTCGTTCCACTTCAGCCTCGGTTCCGGTCCCAAGCCGATCGAATTCCGCGGCTCCCTCACCATTCCCCCCAAAAACTGA
- a CDS encoding VWA domain-containing protein, whose amino-acid sequence MMGPRARFVSRWPASLGLVAMLLAATQAPGQLIVPKTKEAGVASKPAETVARPVSAGKSKAADGPILVRPRTAEGVADSLRGTDERYGPGVIDWSKVEPWDQASFFGVKAKGKVFVFVVDCSGSMDDNSRMVRARSELRRSIMRLQYPQRFKVLLYNDDLVNTAGPSPVSADLNHKLNALRWLDAIEPSGGTEPLPALSLAVALRPDAIFLLSDGEYPEGTANEVAGRNRAKIPIHCIDLSGGTAGDQLRQIAKDSGGKFVAK is encoded by the coding sequence ATGATGGGGCCGAGGGCTCGGTTTGTCTCGCGGTGGCCGGCCTCTCTGGGCCTGGTCGCGATGCTGCTCGCCGCCACCCAGGCCCCCGGTCAGTTGATCGTCCCCAAAACCAAAGAGGCCGGGGTGGCCTCCAAGCCGGCCGAGACCGTGGCTCGTCCAGTCTCGGCCGGAAAGTCGAAGGCGGCCGACGGGCCGATCCTGGTCAGGCCCAGGACCGCCGAGGGGGTGGCCGACTCGCTACGGGGGACCGACGAGCGGTATGGGCCGGGGGTCATCGACTGGTCGAAGGTCGAGCCCTGGGATCAGGCCTCGTTCTTCGGCGTGAAGGCGAAGGGAAAGGTCTTCGTCTTCGTGGTCGACTGCTCGGGCAGCATGGACGACAACTCGCGGATGGTGCGTGCCAGGTCCGAGTTGCGTCGGAGCATCATGCGGCTGCAATATCCCCAGCGGTTCAAGGTGCTCCTCTACAACGACGACCTGGTGAACACCGCCGGCCCGTCCCCCGTCTCGGCCGACCTGAACCACAAGCTCAACGCCCTCCGCTGGCTCGACGCCATCGAGCCCTCCGGCGGCACCGAGCCTCTTCCCGCCCTCTCACTGGCCGTCGCCCTGCGACCAGACGCCATCTTCCTCCTCTCCGACGGCGAGTATCCCGAGGGGACCGCCAACGAGGTCGCCGGCCGCAACCGGGCCAAAATCCCCATCCATTGCATCGACCTTTCCGGCGGCACCGCGGGCGACCAGCTCAGGCAGATTGCCAAGGATTCGGGCGGGAAGTTCGTGGCGAAGTGA
- a CDS encoding TolC family protein codes for MRLTLPKRRLALAMLTACVVAPGCQRLPYIDQAKTVPHDRAGTIREEDAEVKRDGLLKPTAFTSQLPMPLPKVAKPRTTNDPEAEELWPMSLEEAIRIGLDNSEVIRVISLGAQGIPVSGFEPTPLNNGAGAGVASSLGAGQLQTVYDPAIQETQIAQALSTFDAQLSTNLFYGKSFTPLNNGIAAGTISAGARYPILFQQDTGQLQSTLQKRTATGSVLQIQHNINFAYTNSPINVYPSAYTTNTQLQITQPLLGGTAQNPSGLEANRAPIVIARLNADAAVWRFKAEVMAHVRSIEQQYWALSQQHVQLWSREAAVTLGEEILRREQAELEVGRGTIANVAEARQQLEQFRLNLVTATSDVITTERQLRNILGLPPADNRRIIPVTPPNEARVEPDWESSLAQMISFQPDIVTQQLVVRLSELQLLLARNQLLPVLNLNALYQFNGLGQSLSKSEGVMTGSSLKAIDPRISALQRAAGLPAQPGNYNNFETWQVGLTFQMPLGFRGPLANTRSAQYSLLRQRAYLQQIVHQTTHSLARFFLEVDANYKQFRTARNVREAAAERLDAQRAFYEEGRILIDRYLDAVSQYANAVATEAQYKTSYNTSIVALEEAKGTLLAYNNIAVAEGPYPRRAYQQARDQQGAHRRLSVPGDGPYTPEPVVGPVIPDPVPTQAPPTEGVPSGTVPPLPAPVGPLGPLPTPMGPTIPVGEPNIRSEAAPAPADFPALPPAMAEAPAADPALVADPTAPAPPALAELPASAPEPGVMPASVETPAPAEPAAAPPEPAAVEPPIQDVPIDLPPLPATP; via the coding sequence ATGCGATTGACCCTTCCTAAACGACGGCTGGCCCTGGCGATGCTGACGGCGTGCGTCGTCGCCCCCGGCTGCCAGCGGCTGCCCTACATCGACCAGGCCAAGACTGTTCCTCATGACAGGGCCGGCACGATCCGCGAGGAAGACGCCGAGGTAAAGCGGGACGGCCTGCTCAAGCCGACGGCGTTCACCAGCCAACTGCCCATGCCCCTGCCGAAGGTGGCCAAGCCAAGGACCACCAACGACCCCGAGGCCGAAGAGCTCTGGCCGATGTCGCTGGAGGAGGCCATCCGCATCGGCCTGGATAACTCCGAGGTCATCCGCGTCATCTCGCTGGGTGCCCAGGGGATTCCGGTCAGCGGCTTCGAGCCCACCCCCTTGAACAACGGGGCCGGGGCCGGGGTCGCCAGCTCGCTGGGCGCCGGTCAGCTTCAGACGGTGTATGACCCGGCGATCCAGGAGACGCAGATCGCCCAGGCGCTCTCGACCTTCGACGCCCAGCTCTCGACCAACCTGTTCTACGGCAAGAGCTTCACGCCGTTGAACAACGGGATCGCGGCGGGCACGATCTCCGCCGGGGCCCGCTATCCGATTCTGTTCCAGCAGGACACCGGCCAGTTGCAGTCCACGCTCCAGAAGCGGACCGCGACCGGCTCGGTGTTGCAGATCCAGCACAACATCAACTTCGCCTACACCAACAGCCCGATCAACGTTTATCCGTCGGCCTACACCACCAACACGCAGCTGCAGATCACCCAGCCGTTGCTCGGCGGCACGGCCCAGAACCCCAGCGGCCTGGAGGCCAACCGCGCCCCGATCGTCATCGCCCGGCTCAATGCCGACGCGGCGGTCTGGCGGTTCAAGGCCGAGGTCATGGCCCACGTCCGGTCGATCGAGCAGCAGTACTGGGCCCTGTCGCAGCAGCATGTGCAGCTCTGGAGCCGCGAGGCCGCCGTCACCCTGGGCGAAGAAATCCTCAGGCGTGAGCAGGCCGAGCTGGAAGTGGGACGAGGCACCATCGCCAACGTCGCCGAGGCTCGCCAGCAGCTCGAGCAGTTCCGGCTCAACCTGGTGACGGCCACTTCGGACGTCATCACCACCGAGCGTCAGCTCAGGAACATCCTGGGCCTGCCGCCCGCCGACAACCGCCGGATCATCCCGGTGACCCCGCCGAACGAGGCCCGGGTCGAGCCCGACTGGGAATCGAGCCTGGCCCAGATGATCTCGTTCCAGCCCGACATCGTCACCCAGCAGCTGGTCGTCAGGCTCTCGGAACTGCAGCTCCTGCTGGCCCGAAACCAGCTCCTGCCGGTCCTGAACCTGAACGCCCTCTACCAGTTCAACGGCCTCGGCCAGTCGCTCAGCAAGTCCGAGGGGGTGATGACCGGCTCGAGCCTGAAGGCGATCGACCCGCGGATCTCGGCCCTCCAGCGAGCCGCCGGCCTGCCGGCCCAGCCGGGCAACTACAACAACTTCGAGACCTGGCAGGTCGGCCTGACCTTCCAGATGCCTCTCGGCTTCCGCGGACCGCTGGCCAACACCCGGTCGGCCCAGTATTCGCTGCTGCGTCAGCGGGCCTATCTCCAGCAGATCGTCCACCAGACGACCCACTCGCTGGCCCGGTTCTTCCTGGAAGTGGACGCCAACTACAAGCAGTTCCGCACGGCCCGCAACGTCCGAGAGGCGGCCGCCGAGCGTCTCGACGCCCAGCGTGCCTTCTATGAGGAAGGCCGGATCCTGATCGACCGCTACCTCGACGCGGTCAGCCAGTATGCCAACGCCGTGGCGACCGAGGCCCAGTACAAGACGAGCTACAACACCTCGATCGTCGCCCTCGAAGAGGCCAAGGGAACGCTCCTGGCCTACAACAACATCGCGGTCGCCGAAGGGCCCTACCCGCGTCGTGCCTATCAGCAGGCCCGCGACCAGCAGGGCGCCCACCGCCGCCTGAGCGTTCCCGGCGACGGGCCCTACACCCCCGAGCCGGTCGTCGGCCCCGTCATCCCCGACCCGGTGCCGACTCAGGCCCCGCCGACTGAAGGTGTTCCTTCCGGGACCGTCCCGCCGCTGCCGGCCCCCGTCGGCCCGCTCGGGCCGCTGCCGACCCCGATGGGCCCGACCATCCCCGTCGGCGAGCCCAACATCCGGTCCGAGGCCGCCCCGGCCCCCGCCGACTTCCCGGCCCTCCCCCCGGCCATGGCCGAGGCCCCGGCCGCGGACCCCGCCCTCGTCGCCGACCCGACCGCCCCGGCCCCGCCCGCTCTCGCCGAGCTGCCGGCCTCGGCCCCCGAGCCGGGCGTGATGCCCGCCTCGGTCGAGACCCCCGCCCCGGCCGAACCGGCCGCGGCCCCGCCCGAACCGGCCGCCGTCGAGCCGCCGATCCAGGATGTCCCCATCGACCTCCCCCCGCTGCCGGCCACCCCTTGA